The sequence caaaaaattgtGTGCAACTTCGAACATGAGGGTTCATAATAAAAGGATTTTATATCGATGACTATGTTTATTACTAATGGTAGCTTCGTTACAGTATATCCTTATCTTGTATGTGCTACGTTAAATGTatggttttatttttttatttttttaattatttacagcatatacatacaacatattatattacataaatacacaaacaaatatatacgtacatatatacatttacatacatatgtatataacatattatatattaacaatatattttttttttctttctcccTTTCCCTTTGCTTTCTTACTGCTGCATTTGTAGCTGTCATTGCAATTGTTACCTTACTTAACGATGTTTAACTCGGACGAGCATTTTATAAATGgaaagtttaaaaaaattataaaaagatcAATGGGTTTATAAAAAGACCAATGGGATtataaaaagattaaaaataatttttttttgcaatttgGTCATATTATGCTGTAGGGAATATGAcagaaacataaaaaaaaatatatgaattcagccaaaattaagaaaatatagagggtttgaaaaaaagaaatatttggAGACTacgtaaaaagaaaaaaaaaaaaaaaaatagaataaaatagaacTGTGACTTCGTGCTAAACTACGAGTTCGTATCCTTAAACATTCTAGATGGACAATTTGAGTGGAAAATAAAGCCCAAAcgtgattttttttttttttttttttttttatttaatttaaattcattttatttatttaattttatttttattttccctcttatatatattttacaatgCTATACTATTACCATACGCAcgtgaaacaaaaaaattttagttaAGTTCTtgtacattattatatatatacaaatgtacATTACTCAGTAGTAGCAGTATCAGTAGCATCTGCATCAGCAGTATCGagatttacattttttccactgttatttttatacacaaTGCAGTTAATAAAGGAAGGATATGCATTTTTTACcttatatttatctaaaaTATTGTGGGGTTAAggaaataaaacgaaatacTATGAAaatctataaaatattataaaatactataacgctataataatataaaaaaaaaaaaaacacgaGAGACaacatattttgaatttaataaattgtaAGTTAAATTtagatatttaaaatttttttttttttttttttttttggttggGGTGGGGGAATCTTCATTTATAGTAACTTATTTAGTATGGGCTTTTGTATTTGATGACTTTTTGAACTTATTGTACTTTCCATTTCCTTCCAAGTATTTTCAGAATAAGagataaaaattaaacaatcatgtttttacaaaaatatgtgCACGGTTTGTTAGATACACTCTTgtgcatattatatatattttttttcatgtttattTTGCAGGTACTGGGCAGCTATTATTCCAAGTGCAACTATTTTTACGTTCCTTtgttttatcctttttacaATCATATACTCATTTGTTAAAACGGAGCCACCTAGTTCAATACACCTAGTCGAAGGTTATTTCCTGCACAGttcataataaatttttttaatgtacatttatacgtTTGGTGGAGTTGTAATTGGTctcgtacatacatatgtaggtgaatgcatatatatacacatacataaacacgtagatatgtatacgtaaatatgaatatacaaatatatgtctttttttttttttttttttttttttttttattttgtagaTGAATATTCCTGTTTCAAGGATAAAATCACTGGAAGGTCAATGGACAATATGAACGACATAAAGATCGaacaaattaacaaattattttatgaaacctccttatattttgaatagtCGAATATCTAACGAATCTGTCGCATCATTTTTCATTCAGTGTCTTTTCTAGTTAAACATAAATTtagtcaaaaaaaaaaaaaaaaaaaaaaatgttaaggaaatggcctttttttttaacattttcaaGTGTGCACGTGTAAAAAAGATCATTAAACTATTTTTACTGTTTTCATTGTGTTACGTTTTTCTTAGTGTATATCTTACGTTAcatgcaaaaaatatattaggtgaaccttctttttttaatatattctgtATAGGCACAATtcggatatatatatgacacATAAAATTAGGTTGcaagaattttattttattattttgtttttattccatttttaacCTGCATTGAGAATGTTATTACCCTTGTGCATGTTAATGCAAGTTTTTAAagttattactatttaacTGATACGTGCTTTGCTTGgagaataaaaacatataactAGTAATCCTTAAACGGAGAATACAAACTGAAACGTACCTGTTGTactaaatagaaaaataaattaacatcTTTAAAAGAAGAGAGCTTAAATTTAtggttttaaaattattttattaccaAGGTTAGGTTGTTGTATtgtcctcttttttttttttttttttttttataagtagAACGAACCACTGTTCATACTGCTTCAAACTGAGGAAATCCAACGAGAGGAATATAGGAATGACGGGATGAAACGCTTTATCGATATATTGACTCACCAACGTGCCCAAAGTGGAACATAATTTttcgtacatatgtatatgcgtacATGTGTTAAtttgtttcctttttttttttttttcgttcattctattttatttgaatgGCTGAATATCAAAATGCATTCGCTGTCATGACTTTTTgggtaaaatttttataaatggaGGATCCACTGAATTTTCATTCTAACGAGCTTCCATAAGGTTTAACAGTTCTTATGCAGATAAGACTGTTAAACAATTCCTTTCGACGAATCATAGTTTTTCAAAAAGTGCAGAATAGTAGATACAAATGTGCAAAGTTGTTGCTTATGAAACAGGAGCTGATTATACTTATGAGTTTATTAAGAACATATTTTGTGTATAATGTCTGCTAGCGTTagtgtttatatataagaatgCGCACGAAATGGatgctattatatatatgtcgttataaagtattttttccatattattaatttgtttattttcttatgtGGATCAAATGGATGGCTTAGAATCAATCAGAAATGTCCTTGCTTTACATAGTTGTCTTTAAAATGGAGTAAATTATTTTAgctttcttaaaaaaaaaaaaaaaaaaaatttttttttaaaacagcCAAAATGACTTTTCcgttcataatattttacttattttattttttttctttcaaattTTGGCACAGAATAATAAGTATCGATGTTTGTGAGTTCAGATGTTACGTAGAATTCAGTGCTTTGGTGAACAGTAATAAGCTTTTaatgcattttattattttttttttttgaattttcataattttgccttcacgtatatgtatatgcatatatatgtgcatatgtatgtatactttGAGTACCAAAGGATGATCATATAATTTGGTTGAGGGGTTAAACCCAAAGATTTATAACCCAATAACTACGTTGTCCTTAGTTCGTGTGTGcaaatgcatatttttttaaactctTGTTTAGAAAGTtgtaggaaaaaaaaaaaaaaatagaaaaaacagGCATACTCTGTATGAACGTGTATTACatgtttctttttctcttggAAATATGCATATAGAAAAATTTGACGTATATTGTTCCTTTTCGGTTGATAAATACTATAACAGTATGATGCATTTTTACCTGTAGCTTACATGCAAAATGCaaaatgtaattataaattaataagcTGGGGAGTCACttcaaaattaattataaaatgtatatttattatatttattaataaggtcataattttttacaaaaaaaaccTGACACGGTAATGTAAAAGGAGTTGCCATACTATTTGAGTATactaatatgaatattttattatatattttttttattttattatatatttttttatttttttatttttttatttttttattattttattattttttttttattttaaattgttGAGAAGAATTTTAAAGTTATATAAGAACATTTATCAtagctagaaaaaaaaaaaataatttccccattttgaaaaacacattttttttgtgcttctaaatttttaataatgtatatttttccaGTGATCAATAAAAGGGAGTTAAAAATAAGGCATAATAAATGAGTTATCAGATTATTGCGTATTTTTTCAATGTccatatgtaatatatttactacacatatttttcttgCACACGCATACGTAAAATACACTTCTACCTAGGTGATATTATTCATGTTCAAATGTGTAATAAGCTCAATtggaaagaagaaaatacaCATCATTTCGTTTTGTATTAGTTGTAGTTAAACAGAAACATATACCATTGCAACATAAATGGGAGTCCCTATAAATAAACTGGGCGAGGATTAATTGTACAACATTGGGTGGACAAggtcacatatatatacatatttctaCATATCtacatatctatatatctacatatctatatatctacatatctatatatctatatatctatatatctatatatctacatatctatatatctatatatctatatatctacatatctatatatctatatctatatatatatctatatatatgtgtacacatTTTGTGGTGAAAAAATTTCCTATTCGCACAAAGTGAGATACCTAGACATACCAATTTTCCTATTAGCAGAAAAGAAAATGGTTTTTCAAGAGTTTAAAAAATAgcttaaataataaaaaaaaaaaataaataaaaataaataaataaataaatgaacgaatgggtatatgaatattattttaaaagataacAAATTTAACAGAACGTTTaaattttctcattttttttttttccttttaccTATTAAATACACATAATGACGGTGCGTATTCTTATTTTGTGAAGATTGTACTCACAATAAATTGGTGGTGTAATAACATGTACTTGTGTATAAAATCGCGAGGAAGCTTAGTTGAAggagatataaaaaaaaaaaaaaaatgaaaaagaaagaactTATTGTTACATgcatatttgaaaaaaaaaaaaaaaaattgcaataATGATTTGTTTGCACTGTTCACTGTTGCTCAAAGTAACGACAAACGGACAAGAAAAATCGTTGTATGTAAGTAAAgtgtgtatgtatgcgtAAAGGACGTATGCACGCGTAAATCCATACATGAATatatgggtatatatattgcaTTTCTTAACACTTTTAAATGTTCGGTTGAATATACTGTAATTGCGGTAAGCTATGtaaacactttttttttttttttttttactataaagGTGTGTACTTTTgaacatgtaaatatatttgtattattttatgtaacaCATCTGAAACGGGCTGgatgtttcatttttattcatatgtcaacatacacatatatgtgaaATTGATAATGgtactaataaaaatatatcatttttgttgtttatcttaatttttcccttttaacTAGATTTACATATGCACCAATGAAATcagaaaattaaaacattttgaaataatgaaaatttcaAATACCTTTGTTTAGTGCCTGTACATTTGTTACACAGCATCATTGCAGCTACGTATAATTGAGTATATATAACACAGCAGTCATTAATTTGACTACAATATGGtagtaatataattttatgctAGGATGTGTTAGAAATGATATAAAGAAATGTTTAACTCTTTAATAAGAGTATATACGAATGTAAGTCATGTTATATACTACTTTGCACtgcaggaaaaaaaaaaaggaaaaaggaaaaacacattaaaaatattaacaaattttagtaaatttcaaaaattataataaatttcaacaaaatttagtaaattttaataattttaaaatattatgattaaTTTGTTGTGTTCCTGTGGGCAAAACATGGAACTGGTGGAATGAGGAATAAATAGTatgtgaaaagaaaaagtaaagaagCAAGAGGGAAGGAACAAACCGCATACAAAAATATGCCAATGCTAATATGCACATGCattcatatacataagtataaCTCGTATATTGAACTCTCATATACGCATTTATAAATAGGTGCAAAGtgtaaatgtgtatatatatatatgtataaatatatgaaattcatgtaataaatgtattatatatacgtaaatgtGTTCAACGTGTACTACACAAATTGAGGAGAGCAAAACATTGTATACGTTGAACGAGGCAGTCATAGTGCATTATtaggtatatttttttttttttaaattacattttgcatgcgtttaaaaaaaaataaaaaattgtaagtTATTAGGAAAGAGTAGAGAATtctcctatttttttttttttacaattatttttttttttctctctctatatatatatatataaatatatataaatatttttttttttactcagaattgtattataaaatgtgttaaatgaaatattatttatatatataaataatagtatatatatatatatatatatatatatagtttttaccttttatttatacctATGACATACCAAATAAATGTGTTAATGTTGTACGTAACAGGATTTTTATACTTAACGTTAGAAGAACAGGTTAAAAGAAggtatttacaatttttttttttttcttaattctAATCCGcctatctcttttttttttccgcttatgcatgtaaatttatttaatataaacttatgtaattatgcatgtacaattatgcatatatgtttatacatatatgtccccatatatatataagtgcgTATGAACTTATTTACTAATGTATTTGGGTATGAGTAGAATTATATTGCCCTTATAGAATTCTGAAGTATGCAATAATTTTTGCACAGGAATTTGTAATATgaatgtgtatatgtgtatatatatatacatacgtatatatttatgtataagttaaatttgttttttcttttttttttgcacgataaaaaagatataataattGAATGGACATAAATAATTAGCACAAAAAAGGAGCTAAGACATATTTTATCGTCAAGGGAAAAAGAAGTGAAACATGGCATAATAGGTCTAAGAATAGTAATTGCGTAATTATTcctatttgcatatatagaaaaatatatacatacatgcacatgtatatatttgtacattcGCGCGTATGCGCAGATAATTGcttgtatgtattatatacgCTTTAGAAAAAGTAAAGCAGTCAAAAAAATAGGGGAAACAAGGGAAAAAGTAAGTAGCCAAGTAGCTAAATGGGTAGTTAAGTAATCAAGTAAGTAGTTAATTAGGTTGTAAAATACATAACCATATAGATTGCCAAATAAGTTGGTACACAGACCAATTGAATCGAGAAGAACATAGCTGAAAACGTATAGCAACAAAGGAAAGACATAACAATGGAAAGCAAAGGATACAAAAGAAGGAATATAGAAATGTCCTTAATAGACAAAAgaagaaagagaaaatataagCTGCATTCAAATATTGAACATTCTAAGAAACCTTGGTAtatctatttaaaaaagaatgagGGTATATTTTTCTTCGATTTGATTGATGAGGATTCaaaatttgtttataaaaaagaaaaaaatggtgTAGATAAGGTAGAGGAAACTGACAAGTATAGGCACGAGAGGAGGAATTCTTTCAAGAAGGTGTTTGTAAAGATGGAATTAGAGGAGGGGGAAAACAAAATCGATGAGGGCAAACAGAACGATAAGGACAAACAGAACGATAAGGGAAAACAGAACGATAAGGGAAAACAGAACGATAAGGGAAAACAGAACGATAAGGGAAAACAGAACAATAAGGGAAAACAGAACGATAAGGGGATGGAACATGAACATGGACGGGTGAATGAAGAATGGGTGGAAGAATTACCTGATAACGGATATAGTAAGATTGATGAGTTAAGACTTTGGATGTACCATAATAaggagaaagaaaaaatatacgaGAAGGAAAAATGCTACAATGAGGAGGAGGCAGTAGCATCTAACAATATAAacaatgaaaaggaaaagaataaCTTAACGAAATCgttaaatagaaaaaagttGTTTGAAATGCTCCTCTATTTGAATACgtttattaagtatatagactatgataaaaaaatttcagcAGAAAtgtttttgaaatttttttacagcAAAGGAGTGGACATGGAATATGGTGAGCTGATGGGAGGTGGTGGAATGACGAAAAATGATGAGCTAatgcaaaataatattagctTGCTAAATAGAGTGAGTGCGAAAAATAGCAAATGGATAGTAAGCAATCATAAAGAAGATACGTACAAAATAGGAATATACTCAGAAGGGGTATTATCActgaaattatttaaatacgGCATCAAAGAGGTTAGTAGTAAaacatattacataaatgGTTCGTTGTTGTATTCAAAAATTTGtggaattttaaaaaagcagAACCCGTTAAATGATGAGTTTAAtgaatgtaataatataaagaatgaTGAGAAGAATGGAGCAAAACATGGTGAAAAGAATGGAGAGAAGAATGGAGCGAAACATGGTGAAAAGAATGGAGAGAAGAATGGAGCGAAACATGGTGAAAAGAATGGAGAGAAGAATGGTGAGAAGAATGATGAGAAGAAGGGTGTGCAAAATGGTGAGGAGGTAGTACCTCAGGGAGTCCAGAAAGATAAGCCTATTTCCTTTGGTATATGTATAGATTTTgattatttaagaaaatcgTATGAGTGGTATGAAGGAAAGACAATGAGATTATTAGATCTTTTTATTATCCTAAACAAAATTTCCGAAATATTTAGAGAAAagtgttttattatatatgtacatctATCAGTACATAGTGAAGGTAGCCATACTTtagaagatataaaaaattataaagtgTGCTATCCGTACATGTTTTCGGAGTTAACAGATActctaaaattatttgaagaaagaaatataaaaatagtgaTAAGAGTAAATGAAATGAGGTCAATGAATATTTCTACTACACATCATTctaataattcaaaaaataaattaatagaagatattaaaaaaatgtatagaaataaagaagtgaataacatttttcttattactaATGATATAGAAgtaatttcattttgtaaTGATATGCActataaacttttttataaaagagaTACCTTCGATAATATAAAGGAATGTACTCTTTCTTTTACAAAACCAGTAATCATACTCTCctttatgaataatatgcccatgcataataataaatttcttcCTTATTTAAAACTTGAAAATTTTTGctatatgaattttattattaaaagtttTTTCCTGAGATATCAGGCGAGGAGAATTGAAAAACTTGTAACAATATATAAGGataatatggaaaatatgGACATAATTGAAAAACTAATGGATAAATttaccataaaaaataaaaactttaaaaacaaaattaacattttacTACTAAATGATATACTTTATAAAgtagatttaaaaaaaaaagaaaatatagaaataaccAGCCTGCTAAGAAAAGTCTTCCCCCCTTCATACCATTCCATGCATTACGATATTAGGGGAAAATGAGCCCCAAGAAGAGCGgcacacacaaaaaaaataaaataaaaaaaaaaaaaaaaaaataataataaatacaaatgaaataaaaacgaATAGAACAAAAGGCGTGTTTCCTCATCCTCATTTTTTCCACCTGGTACACACATGCGTGTGTGCGCGTCTGCGAGCTCTTTCGtacttttttatgaatatccCCTTCCCCCATGTGCCTAAGTACATGtatcatatatgtacacatacataGGTGCATGCagacatatatgtgtatacacatacatgtgtaaatccatacatacgtgcatttatatatatataaatatatatgtatatgttaattttaaattttatacaaGTGTTTCCTCCCCCCCTCCTGTggcaaaatttttatatccattttttaatttataaaaatatgtatgttttttttgtttgacTATGCTTGTGTATTCTTTCAAAGGGTACGAGTAAACACACCCTTactaaaaatgtatatgcatTGTATGTGGGTTTAGGTTATACACTTcaatgtgtatatgtgtttacgcttgtttatatgtgtgtatgagtttatgcatatatttttatactcaTGCTTATTTGCGcgcatttattttattgacaTAAGCCTAAGGAtcaatttatacatttttaaaattttatataataaataatattttataatttatttaaaaagtgtatttattattattctttttttttatttcaaaaatggctatttatttttttcattttaatcttcttaaaagaaaaaatttgaataaaaacatatatccAGTCTATtacttgtttttttaaagatatatatatatatatatatatatatatatatatatatatatattttgtaacaTTGAATTTTTGAGGAATGAAAATATGATGCATGTCGTTTACTCGGTCAGGCCGAGGGTGAATCGGACAGATATGTTTTGCTCCTTTATGaggtttttcttttttttttcatttttttaagaagtattttgcaattttttgtaattactccatgtatattttaacgttctttaatttttcctgTCGACCTTTTATCCAGTGAAcgttgaaaaaaaagaaataaaatataataagtagagaaaaaaaaagaagtaaaatatattaagaaaagaaaaaaaaagaagtaaaatataattagagaaaaaaaaaaaaaaaaaagtaaaaatgaatagCTAAAAAGTAGGGCTAAAATGAAGGGCTAAAAGAAAGGGTCAAAAAGTAGGGCTAAAATGTagagataaaaaaagtaaatctAAAAAGTAAATTCTAAGTACATTTTAAACTAACTGCTTCAGTAGGCACTAGTAGtgcataaatgtaatatttcaATAGGGCGTTTGAAAAAGCTTAAATGGTAAGTgcaccaaaaaaaaaaaataaaaaaggaaatataatagaaatgaggtaaaaaagaaacaaagtAAAAGCAGAATATAACAAAGGAAAGAGcaaaagaacaaaagaaagctcaaaagaacaaaagaaAGCGCAAAAGAACAAAGGAAAGCGCAAAAGAACAGAACTGAGCGAAATAATAAAGTGtaaaacgaaataataaaatgaaaaacgaaataataaaatgaaaaacgaaataataaaatgaaaaacaaaataataatgcgcaaaag comes from Plasmodium malariae genome assembly, chromosome: 7 and encodes:
- the PmUG01_07047100 gene encoding phosphatidylinositol N-acetylglucosaminyltransferase subunit P, putative, with amino-acid sequence MQLIKEGYAFFTLYLSKILWVTYLVWAFVFDDFLNLLYFPFPSKYWAAIIPSATIFTFLCFILFTIIYSFVKTEPPSSIHLVEDEYSCFKDKITGRSMDNMNDIKIEQINKLFYETSLYFE
- the GDV1 gene encoding gametocyte development protein 1, putative, whose amino-acid sequence is MSLIDKRRKRKYKLHSNIEHSKKPWYIYLKKNEGIFFFDLIDEDSKFVYKKEKNGVDKVEETDKYRHERRNSFKKVFVKMELEEGENKIDEGKQNDKDKQNDKGKQNDKGKQNDKGKQNDKGKQNNKGKQNDKGMEHEHGRVNEEWVEELPDNGYSKIDELRLWMYHNKEKEKIYEKEKCYNEEEAVASNNINNEKEKNNLTKSLNRKKLFEMLLYLNTFIKYIDYDKKISAEMFLKFFYSKGVDMEYGELMGGGGMTKNDELMQNNISLLNRVSAKNSKWIVSNHKEDTYKIGIYSEGVLSLKLFKYGIKEVSSKTYYINGSLLYSKICGILKKQNPLNDEFNECNNIKNDEKNGAKHGEKNGEKNGAKHGEKNGEKNGAKHGEKNGEKNGEKNDEKKGVQNGEEVVPQGVQKDKPISFGICIDFDYLRKSYEWYEGKTMRLLDLFIILNKISEIFREKCFIIYVHLSVHSEGSHTLEDIKNYKVCYPYMFSELTDTLKLFEERNIKIVIRVNEMRSMNISTTHHSNNSKNKLIEDIKKMYRNKEVNNIFLITNDIEVISFCNDMHYKLFYKRDTFDNIKECTLSFTKPVIILSFMNNMPMHNNKFLPYLKLENFCYMNFIIKSFFLRYQARRIEKLVTIYKDNMENMDIIEKLMDKFTIKNKNFKNKINILLLNDILYKVDLKKKENIEITSLLRKVFPPSYHSMHYDIRGK